In one Mucilaginibacter ginsenosidivorax genomic region, the following are encoded:
- a CDS encoding MFS transporter encodes MTNTSQVTVKTTGGRIKSIIGGSLGNLVEWYDWYVYSAFSLYFSSSFFPKGDQTAQLLNTAGVFALGFLMRPIGGWLMGTYADKHGRKKALTVSVLLMSLGSLIITITPGYKTIGVAAPLLLVLARVIQGLSVGGEYGTSATYLSEMAGRKHRGFYSSFQYVTLIMGQLLALGLLVLLQRIFLTEQQLHDWGWRIAFGIGAFLAVITMYLRRSLQESASFSKEKEKTSTTNGTIAELAKHPKAVLTVIGLTAGGTLAFYTFTTYMQKFLVDTSGFSKAEATLISSLTLLVFMLIQPLFGLLSDNIGRKPLLIGFGILGTITTIPILTLLGDTKDGWIAFGLILAALIIVSGYTSINAVVKAELFPANIRALGVGFPYAIAVSIFGGSAEYIALGFKTAHHAQWFYWYVTVCIALSLVLYVTMRDTRKHSKMEED; translated from the coding sequence ATGACTAATACATCCCAAGTTACCGTCAAAACAACAGGCGGCCGTATCAAATCAATAATTGGCGGCTCGTTAGGCAATTTGGTTGAATGGTATGATTGGTATGTGTACTCGGCATTTTCACTTTATTTTTCAAGCTCTTTTTTCCCAAAAGGCGACCAGACAGCCCAACTATTAAATACTGCGGGTGTATTTGCGCTCGGCTTTTTGATGAGGCCGATAGGCGGGTGGCTAATGGGTACCTATGCCGATAAACATGGCCGCAAAAAGGCGCTTACAGTATCCGTTCTGCTCATGAGCCTTGGCTCGCTTATTATTACCATAACGCCAGGTTATAAAACTATTGGCGTTGCAGCGCCGCTGCTGCTGGTATTGGCCAGGGTTATACAGGGCTTAAGCGTGGGCGGCGAATATGGCACAAGCGCGACTTATTTAAGCGAGATGGCTGGCCGCAAGCACCGGGGTTTTTATTCCAGCTTTCAATATGTAACCCTCATTATGGGGCAGTTGCTTGCCCTGGGCTTATTGGTTTTACTGCAAAGGATATTTTTAACTGAGCAACAGTTACATGACTGGGGTTGGCGCATTGCCTTCGGCATTGGAGCTTTTTTGGCTGTGATTACCATGTACCTGCGCCGTAGTTTACAGGAGTCAGCTTCCTTTTCCAAAGAAAAAGAAAAAACCAGCACAACAAACGGCACTATTGCCGAACTTGCCAAACACCCGAAGGCTGTGCTTACAGTGATAGGCCTTACAGCAGGCGGTACATTGGCATTTTACACTTTTACAACCTATATGCAAAAATTCCTGGTAGATACATCGGGTTTCAGCAAGGCCGAAGCCACCTTAATTTCGAGCCTTACGTTGCTGGTGTTTATGCTTATACAGCCGCTATTTGGTTTGCTGTCTGACAATATAGGGCGCAAACCTTTGCTAATAGGTTTTGGCATTTTAGGTACAATAACAACTATCCCGATACTCACATTGCTGGGAGACACAAAAGACGGCTGGATTGCCTTCGGCCTTATTTTGGCCGCGCTTATTATCGTAAGCGGGTATACATCAATTAACGCTGTGGTAAAAGCCGAACTTTTCCCAGCAAATATCCGTGCGCTTGGTGTTGGTTTTCCGTATGCCATAGCGGTATCTATATTTGGCGGCTCGGCCGAATACATTGCTTTAGGCTTTAAAACAGCGCATCACGCCCAATGGTT
- a CDS encoding DUF2851 family protein, protein MLFTEDFLHYVWKFRLFDRSDLRTEDGETLEIFSTGIHNSDSGPDFHNARIKIGETLWAGNVEVHLSASDWQKHGHTTDEAYNNVILHVVYNNDLPLKLNNGRTVPTLQLNNRVPAELYGRYHQMIFGNQTIIPCEASIGTVDGLIMHNWLTRVLVERLEKKSAAVIAALAINRGDWEETFYQFLAANFGFKTNALPFELLAKSLPQLTLAKNKNNPMQIEALIFGQAGFLEGDLKDDYPVKLKKEYDYLRKKYSLNPIENHLWKFMRLRPPNFPTIRLAQFAALIVSANHLFSKILEIKDIDALRNLFASIKTNEYWDNHYRFDVPSKPLPKVMGAASVDVLLINTLALFLFSYGKHHQQQYYISRALKLLENLPAEKNNITADFVNLGVKITNAFESQALIELKNNYCNYKKCLQCGVGNKILKLS, encoded by the coding sequence ATGCTTTTTACTGAAGATTTTTTGCATTATGTATGGAAATTCCGCTTGTTTGACCGTTCAGATCTGCGAACGGAAGATGGCGAAACGCTGGAGATATTTTCAACTGGTATTCATAACAGCGATTCGGGCCCCGATTTTCATAATGCCAGGATTAAAATTGGAGAAACGCTTTGGGCTGGCAATGTGGAAGTGCACCTTTCGGCTTCCGATTGGCAAAAGCACGGACATACCACCGATGAGGCTTACAATAATGTGATTTTGCATGTTGTTTACAACAACGATTTGCCATTAAAACTAAACAACGGGCGAACAGTACCTACCCTGCAACTAAACAACAGGGTTCCGGCCGAATTATATGGCCGTTATCACCAGATGATATTCGGCAACCAAACTATTATACCGTGCGAAGCCAGCATCGGTACAGTGGACGGTTTAATTATGCACAACTGGCTTACCCGTGTTTTGGTGGAACGGCTGGAAAAAAAATCGGCTGCAGTAATAGCTGCCCTTGCCATTAACCGTGGCGATTGGGAGGAAACGTTTTACCAGTTTTTAGCCGCCAATTTTGGGTTTAAAACAAATGCCCTGCCTTTTGAACTGCTGGCAAAATCGTTGCCGCAGCTTACATTGGCCAAAAACAAAAATAACCCGATGCAAATTGAAGCGCTCATATTTGGCCAGGCAGGTTTTTTAGAGGGCGACCTGAAGGATGACTATCCTGTTAAACTAAAAAAGGAATATGATTACCTGCGAAAGAAATACAGCCTAAACCCGATAGAAAACCATTTATGGAAATTTATGCGCTTAAGGCCGCCCAATTTCCCAACCATCAGGCTTGCCCAATTTGCAGCGCTTATTGTTAGCGCCAATCACCTATTCTCGAAAATATTGGAGATAAAAGATATAGATGCCTTACGCAACCTGTTTGCATCTATTAAAACAAATGAGTATTGGGACAATCACTATCGGTTTGATGTTCCTTCAAAACCATTGCCTAAAGTTATGGGAGCGGCTTCGGTTGATGTATTGCTTATTAATACCCTTGCCCTGTTCTTGTTTAGCTATGGCAAACATCATCAGCAGCAATATTATATTAGCCGCGCGCTAAAACTTTTAGAAAATTTGCCGGCCGAAAAGAACAATATTACCGCAGATTTTGTTAACTTAGGGGTGAAAATTACTAATGCATTTGAATCGCAGGCGCTAATCGAACTAAAAAACAACTATTGTAATTACAAGAAATGCCTGCAGTGCGGCGTTGGTAATAAAATATTAAAGCTCAGCTGA
- a CDS encoding PspC domain-containing protein, translating to MLQRILTFFERYSFGVCTYLGEKFNVSIAKIRLFFIYSSFLAVGFPLIFYFFAGIVLDIRKFVKRTHTRATDL from the coding sequence ATGCTACAAAGAATATTAACTTTTTTTGAACGCTACTCCTTTGGTGTATGTACGTACCTGGGCGAAAAGTTTAACGTTTCGATAGCCAAAATCCGGTTGTTTTTTATTTATTCCTCCTTTTTAGCGGTTGGCTTTCCACTTATATTTTATTTCTTCGCAGGCATCGTGCTTGATATCCGTAAATTCGTAAAGCGTACCCACACCAGGGCTACTGATCTTTAA
- a CDS encoding DUF1493 family protein gives MIKTIQLMEEILPPLKEFIVDYCSRYKIRSVDPGSLCLETSLDLDLDIFDIEIDLFLADFTDQFKIDQSKFTWYKYGYPKGSTRVRMIKMVFGYNSTWVKQLAHYCYKPKFKVRNLQDAVITGMLV, from the coding sequence ATGATCAAAACTATTCAATTAATGGAAGAGATACTGCCCCCTTTAAAAGAATTTATTGTTGATTATTGCAGCCGCTACAAAATTCGCAGTGTAGACCCCGGCAGCCTTTGCCTTGAAACCAGCCTGGATCTCGACCTTGATATTTTTGATATAGAAATAGACCTTTTCCTGGCGGATTTTACCGATCAGTTTAAAATAGACCAATCTAAATTTACCTGGTACAAATATGGATATCCCAAAGGTTCAACGCGGGTAAGGATGATAAAAATGGTATTTGGCTATAACAGCACCTGGGTAAAACAACTTGCGCATTACTGTTACAAACCCAAGTTTAAAGTACGCAATTTGCAGGATGCTGTAATAACCGGAATGTTGGTGTAA
- a CDS encoding HAD family hydrolase, with the protein MKLKVIAFDADDTLWVNEPYFQNTERKFCSLLEDFLPEHDISKELFKVEVDNLPLYGYGIKGYILSMIEAALKISDNKIGIDTINIILQYGREMLNEPIELLDGVEHVLSTLKTDYRLVVATKGDLLDQERKLKKSGLSHYFHHIEIMSDKKEDDYIKLIKHLDIQPEEFMMVGNSLKSDVMPVLNIGGYAIHVPYHTTWAHEHVETSLSHEKFMQADKLADILSSVKR; encoded by the coding sequence ATGAAATTAAAAGTTATTGCTTTTGATGCCGACGATACCCTTTGGGTCAATGAACCTTATTTTCAGAATACAGAGAGAAAGTTTTGCAGCCTGCTGGAGGACTTTTTGCCCGAACATGATATTTCAAAAGAGCTTTTTAAGGTGGAAGTTGATAACCTGCCCCTTTACGGTTATGGGATAAAAGGTTACATACTGAGCATGATTGAAGCCGCATTAAAAATATCAGATAACAAGATCGGTATTGATACCATAAACATTATTTTACAATATGGACGGGAGATGCTCAATGAGCCTATTGAACTGCTGGATGGCGTGGAGCACGTTTTATCAACGCTAAAAACTGATTATCGCCTGGTGGTAGCCACAAAAGGCGATTTGCTTGACCAGGAACGTAAACTAAAAAAATCGGGCCTGTCGCATTATTTTCACCATATCGAGATCATGAGCGATAAAAAAGAAGATGATTATATTAAATTGATAAAACACCTGGATATCCAACCAGAAGAGTTTATGATGGTGGGTAATTCCCTTAAATCAGATGTAATGCCGGTGTTGAATATTGGTGGCTATGCCATACATGTGCCATACCATACCACCTGGGCGCATGAGCATGTGGAGACAAGTTTAAGTCATGAAAAATTCATGCAGGCCGATAAGCTCGCCGATATCTTATCATCGGTAAAAAGATGA
- a CDS encoding chloramphenicol acetyltransferase: MKKKLDLDNWLRKEHFLFFKQFDEPYYGVTVTMDCTAAYVFAKERKVSFFLYTMYLALTAAQKIAEFTYRIEGDDVYIHDQIDGGSTVGRANGTFGFGSFPYASSFDEFIVTANQEVEQVQQSNELIRSSATNIIRFSSLPWIDFTSLSHARMFCIEDSCPKISFGKMTLHQDGKRSMSVSIHVHHALVDGLHVGQFIDSFQQLMNNGL, from the coding sequence ATGAAGAAAAAATTAGATCTTGATAACTGGCTACGTAAAGAACATTTCCTTTTCTTTAAGCAATTTGACGAGCCATATTACGGCGTAACCGTAACTATGGATTGTACAGCCGCCTATGTTTTTGCCAAAGAGCGAAAGGTATCCTTCTTTTTATATACCATGTACCTCGCCTTAACTGCTGCGCAAAAGATAGCCGAATTTACCTACCGTATTGAAGGCGATGATGTATACATCCATGATCAGATAGACGGAGGATCGACCGTTGGGCGTGCAAATGGCACATTTGGTTTCGGATCGTTTCCATACGCGTCTTCATTTGATGAATTTATAGTTACCGCCAATCAAGAGGTTGAGCAGGTGCAACAATCCAATGAGCTGATACGTTCTTCGGCCACCAATATCATCCGTTTTTCGTCATTACCCTGGATTGATTTCACCAGTTTATCTCATGCCCGGATGTTTTGTATTGAAGATAGCTGCCCAAAAATCTCTTTTGGTAAAATGACACTACATCAGGATGGAAAAAGATCAATGTCTGTATCTATACACGTACATCATGCCCTGGTAGATGGCTTACACGTTGGGCAGTTTATTGATAGTTTTCAGCAGTTAATGAATAACGGCCTTTAA
- a CDS encoding GNAT family N-acetyltransferase, with protein MPITKATLADVAELNILINSAYRGEESKKGWTTETDLVGGIRIDEPMLIDYLNNDAITILKYTSTDGNIIGTVYLEVKGDKLYLGMFSVSPALQNGGVGRALIEEAEVIAKQLGLHTISMTVIRSRKELVGWYERRGYAFTGEIQPFHDHGRFGAPKEPIELIVMEKTV; from the coding sequence ATGCCAATAACCAAAGCAACGCTTGCCGATGTAGCCGAACTAAATATATTGATTAACAGTGCCTACCGGGGCGAAGAATCAAAAAAAGGCTGGACTACAGAAACCGACCTGGTTGGCGGTATCAGGATTGATGAGCCGATGTTGATTGATTACCTGAATAACGATGCCATCACCATTTTAAAGTATACCAGCACCGACGGTAACATCATAGGCACAGTATACCTTGAAGTTAAGGGGGATAAGTTATACCTTGGGATGTTTAGCGTATCGCCGGCGCTGCAAAACGGGGGAGTAGGCCGCGCTTTAATAGAGGAGGCTGAAGTAATTGCAAAGCAACTTGGCCTGCATACAATCAGCATGACGGTAATACGGAGCCGTAAGGAGTTGGTTGGCTGGTATGAGCGGCGTGGTTACGCATTCACGGGCGAAATTCAACCATTTCATGATCACGGCAGGTTTGGAGCACCAAAAGAACCGATAGAACTTATTGTAATGGAAAAAACGGTTTAA
- a CDS encoding cupin domain-containing protein — MQNQFFHLFSDIQTKEIAPGYFSKLIHTNSNTINFIEVKAGISLPMHKHVHEQYSFVLEGKFELTVDGIPQVLDPGMFAIIPSNIVHGGTAVTDCKLIDIFSPAREDYKLL, encoded by the coding sequence ATGCAAAACCAATTTTTCCACCTGTTTAGCGATATTCAAACCAAAGAGATTGCGCCCGGCTATTTTTCAAAACTAATCCATACTAATTCTAACACCATCAATTTTATTGAAGTAAAGGCAGGGATATCTTTACCGATGCATAAACACGTACACGAACAGTATTCGTTTGTGCTGGAAGGCAAATTTGAACTTACAGTTGATGGCATTCCGCAGGTATTAGATCCCGGAATGTTTGCAATTATCCCATCAAATATTGTGCATGGCGGTACCGCTGTAACTGATTGCAAACTGATTGATATTTTTAGCCCGGCCCGCGAGGACTATAAATTGTTGTAA
- a CDS encoding DnaJ C-terminal domain-containing protein, translating into MAFIDYYKILGIDKAASDKDVKNAYRKLARKYHPDLNPNDAEANKKFQEINEANEVLSDPEKRKKYDKYGENWQHGEAYEQQTRQQQNRQRSSGGSGGFEGFGGGFGGGEDFSDFFQSMFGGAGSAGGGRRTGYRGQDLNAEFQLNLQDTLQTHKQTLTVNGKNIRITIPAGIENGQTIKIAGHGGTGVNGGPAGDLFIKFNIPADARFKRDGANLYNTIDLDLYTAVLGGEIMAETPTGKVKVKVKPETQNGTKVKLKGKGMPVYKKENEFGDLYLTYNIKIPTNLTDKQKQLFEELSKS; encoded by the coding sequence ATGGCTTTTATTGATTACTATAAAATATTAGGAATAGACAAGGCTGCTTCGGACAAAGACGTTAAAAATGCGTACCGCAAGCTGGCCCGCAAATATCATCCCGACCTAAATCCCAACGACGCCGAAGCAAATAAAAAATTTCAGGAAATAAACGAAGCTAATGAAGTATTGAGCGATCCCGAAAAACGCAAAAAGTACGACAAATACGGCGAAAACTGGCAGCATGGTGAAGCATATGAACAACAAACCAGGCAGCAACAAAACAGGCAACGTAGTAGTGGTGGGTCGGGCGGTTTCGAAGGATTTGGAGGAGGCTTTGGCGGTGGCGAAGATTTTTCTGATTTCTTCCAATCGATGTTTGGTGGTGCCGGTAGTGCAGGTGGCGGACGCCGCACAGGTTACCGTGGCCAGGATTTAAATGCCGAATTTCAATTGAACCTGCAGGATACTTTACAAACACATAAGCAAACGCTTACGGTTAACGGAAAAAATATACGTATTACAATTCCGGCTGGCATTGAAAATGGCCAAACCATTAAAATAGCCGGCCATGGCGGCACGGGTGTAAATGGAGGCCCTGCCGGCGACCTGTTTATTAAATTTAATATTCCGGCGGATGCCCGTTTTAAGCGGGATGGAGCCAACCTTTATAATACCATTGATCTTGATTTATATACTGCTGTATTAGGCGGCGAGATTATGGCCGAAACACCAACCGGAAAAGTAAAAGTTAAAGTAAAGCCCGAAACTCAAAATGGTACCAAGGTAAAACTGAAAGGCAAGGGTATGCCGGTTTATAAAAAAGAGAATGAGTTTGGCGACTTATATCTTACCTATAATATAAAAATACCAACCAACCTTACCGACAAACAAAAGCAACTGTTTGAAGAACTGTCAAAATCCTGA
- a CDS encoding chaperone modulator CbpM produces the protein MKTENLITVNEFCIYHNVEFTFINSLQQAGLVDVKEVDQTIFIPESELKKLQKIISLHELDINIAGIEAITHMLDRIEQMQENMRGLRNKLKMYEGE, from the coding sequence ATGAAAACGGAGAATCTAATTACAGTCAACGAATTTTGTATTTATCATAACGTGGAGTTTACGTTTATAAATTCGTTGCAGCAAGCAGGGCTTGTTGATGTTAAAGAAGTTGACCAAACCATATTTATCCCTGAATCGGAATTAAAAAAACTTCAGAAAATAATTAGTTTGCACGAGTTAGATATCAATATCGCCGGCATTGAGGCTATAACCCATATGCTTGACAGGATTGAACAAATGCAGGAGAATATGCGTGGCTTGCGTAATAAGCTGAAGATGTATGAAGGAGAGTAA
- the tnpA gene encoding IS200/IS605 family transposase — MANTYTQIHIQCVIAVKFRQSLIKSTWKEELHKYITGIIKNNGHKMISINSMPDHLHLFFGFRPTQSLSDLMKMVKGSSSEWINEEKFNNSPFKWQEGYGAFSYSRSQIKKVALYIENQEEHHRHKNFLEEYKQFLDHFEVDYDEKYIFKPLE, encoded by the coding sequence ATGGCCAATACCTATACCCAAATTCATATTCAATGCGTTATTGCTGTAAAATTCAGGCAGTCGCTCATCAAATCAACATGGAAAGAGGAATTGCATAAATATATTACCGGAATTATTAAAAACAACGGCCATAAGATGATAAGCATCAATAGCATGCCAGATCACCTACACTTATTTTTCGGTTTCAGGCCGACCCAATCATTATCAGACTTGATGAAAATGGTAAAGGGTTCATCATCTGAATGGATTAATGAAGAGAAATTTAATAATTCCCCATTCAAATGGCAGGAAGGTTATGGGGCGTTTTCTTATTCCCGGTCTCAGATTAAAAAAGTTGCTTTATATATCGAAAATCAGGAAGAACATCATCGGCATAAAAACTTTTTAGAAGAGTATAAGCAATTTCTTGACCATTTTGAAGTAGATTACGATGAAAAATATATTTTCAAGCCGTTAGAATAA
- a CDS encoding MutS-related protein encodes MYYIIFTVLILSIVLTISYIVSYFGKLRAKEKNLEKIKNKWAKPVNSRRNFDLIKIYLDADSAAGKLTAVTADDLDLKNVFNYIDRTNSKPGKQLLYKRLHFPETSLDNLLKLDAKVTSLNADAPNREFLELELSKLGHSNAYQIPNLFLKIHAPLFAPVMALYVKIVPYLILAALVSLIVIPNPVSLIILGVLLGYNTIFHFASKKKTAEYSDSLPQLLIMHKVAVWLVKYADIGDTSDIKKCLLNLAGLKRSLSIVNFESELVVDSGSPGYAVFQLFKVLFLLEPHIYTNSINQIGKFRDDIEKVYNFVAEIDVLIAIQSVREGLPFYNKPEFISKDAKMEITDLFHPLVDRCVPNSLYTRADKGALITGSNMSGKTTFIKAIAINTLLAQTIFTSCAKAYKAPFLKIQTSIKITDSIEEQQSFFQAQALAILNIVDSSSAAEEIKSLVIIDEIFRGTNTIERIAAAKSVLSYITANDNFVFVSTHDLELAELLDEDFAIYSFVDSKSGKTLVFDYKLKEGLLKSKNGIAILASMGYPESVIDDANIVSERMMLKYME; translated from the coding sequence ATGTATTACATCATTTTTACGGTACTAATTTTGTCTATTGTACTAACAATTTCATACATAGTATCTTACTTTGGAAAATTACGGGCTAAAGAGAAAAACCTGGAGAAAATCAAAAACAAATGGGCCAAACCGGTAAACTCACGGCGCAATTTTGATTTGATAAAAATTTACCTTGATGCAGATTCGGCCGCGGGCAAATTAACAGCGGTAACCGCAGATGACCTTGACCTTAAAAATGTTTTTAACTATATAGACAGAACTAACTCGAAACCAGGAAAGCAATTGCTATATAAGAGATTGCATTTCCCGGAAACATCACTTGATAATTTATTAAAGCTTGATGCCAAGGTAACATCACTGAACGCGGATGCACCCAACCGCGAATTTTTGGAACTCGAGCTTTCAAAGCTCGGCCATAGTAATGCCTATCAAATTCCCAACTTGTTTTTAAAAATTCATGCGCCGCTATTTGCGCCTGTAATGGCTTTGTATGTTAAAATTGTGCCGTATTTAATTTTAGCAGCGCTTGTATCACTTATTGTTATACCTAATCCCGTTAGCCTGATTATATTGGGAGTGTTGTTAGGTTACAATACTATATTTCATTTTGCAAGCAAAAAGAAAACAGCCGAATATTCTGATTCGTTACCCCAACTGTTAATAATGCACAAAGTGGCGGTTTGGTTAGTTAAATACGCGGATATTGGCGATACCAGCGACATCAAAAAATGCCTCCTAAACCTGGCTGGTTTAAAACGATCATTAAGTATTGTGAATTTTGAAAGTGAGCTGGTTGTTGATTCTGGGTCTCCGGGTTATGCGGTATTCCAGCTTTTTAAAGTGCTTTTTCTGCTCGAGCCGCATATTTATACCAATTCGATAAACCAAATTGGCAAATTTCGTGATGACATCGAAAAGGTATATAACTTTGTTGCCGAAATTGATGTGCTGATAGCCATACAATCGGTAAGGGAAGGTTTGCCATTTTATAACAAGCCCGAATTTATTAGCAAGGATGCAAAAATGGAAATTACAGACCTATTCCACCCGTTGGTGGATAGATGCGTGCCTAATTCCTTGTATACACGGGCAGATAAAGGAGCATTGATAACCGGTTCAAACATGTCGGGCAAAACAACATTTATTAAGGCAATAGCAATAAATACTTTATTGGCCCAAACTATATTTACCAGCTGCGCCAAGGCTTATAAAGCCCCATTTTTAAAAATACAAACCAGTATTAAAATAACAGATAGTATTGAAGAGCAGCAAAGCTTTTTCCAGGCACAGGCATTGGCCATATTAAATATCGTTGACAGCAGCAGTGCTGCCGAAGAAATTAAAAGCCTGGTTATTATAGATGAAATTTTTAGAGGTACAAATACCATTGAACGGATTGCGGCCGCAAAATCGGTATTATCATATATCACTGCTAATGATAATTTTGTTTTTGTATCTACCCATGACCTTGAACTGGCCGAATTACTGGATGAAGATTTTGCCATTTACTCGTTTGTAGATTCCAAATCGGGCAAGACGCTGGTATTCGACTACAAATTGAAAGAAGGCCTGCTTAAAAGCAAAAATGGAATAGCCATATTGGCATCTATGGGCTATCCGGAGTCTGTAATTGATGACGCCAATATCGTAAGCGAACGCATGATGTTGAAGTACATGGAGTAA